The genomic DNA GCTTGCCGGTCCTGCAATGCCCGGCGGATGCCAGGGTTGCGCGCGCCTGCACCCTCCCCTTCCCCGACGCTCGAAAATCTGATCCGCTCGCCCGCTCCGCACACAACAAAAAGCCGCGGCAAACGCCACGGCTTGATTTTGCTGCAAACAGATCAGGATAAGGCGGCTCAGGCCGCCATCGACTGGCTCGCGAAAACGCTGGTCAGGATCTTGCGGTCGAAAGGCTTCAGCAGGAAGTCGTCCGCGCCAGCGCGCTTGCCGGCCATCATCTTCTTCAGGTCTGCCTCGACGACGCAGTAATAGATCCGCACCGAAGGGCCGTTCGGCAACCGCCGAATATTGCCGATGAGCTCGAGCGCGCCTTCGAGGCCCGCGTCGATGATCAGGATGTTCGGGAGTTCCGCTTCGCAGCGCACAAGCGCCTCGAGGCTGTTCGACGCCTCGTAAACCATGAAGCCCATGCCGGAGAGGATACGTTTTCCAACTTTCCGCACGACATCCGAGCCGTCGGCAATCATCAAACGTCGCATGTCCAACTCCCTTCGCCACTTACCTATACGCGTATCGGCATTCTTGAAACAACTCTATACAAATTTGGGAAAGATTTCGTTACGGAGTTTGCTTAACGAAGCTTTTCCGAGCAGGATCAACACGCTGAAAACATTAAATTTTCCAGAATACGAGCGAGATCGAAACGCATATGGCAGATACGTTTCCGCCGGATGCGATGGCACCCGGCGGCTGTCGAGAAGTCACGAAATCGGAATACCTGGCGCCGCCGAATTAAACCTCAGGCTGCATTTTGGCCGTAAAGATGATTTCCTCGCCGGTCGAGGTAACGGCGATTTCCATGCGCGCCTCCTCGCCGAGAAGCACGGTGTAATAGGGCTGGATCGAATGGGCATCGACCGCCTCTTCCGGCGTGCCGGACAGGAGTTCCACCAGCCTCGGCGGTACCCGCATCATCCGGCCCTTCGCAACGAGCGTGAACGCGGCGTCGAATTCCGGATTTTCGAGCGTCACGTCGATCGAGCCGCCGCGCGGAATGGCGCCGTAGGCAATCAAGAAGAGGTTCAGAAGCAGCTTGACCCGGTTCTTGGCGATGATCGCCCGCGGGCCGTGCCAATTGACCTCGGTCTTCTTCTCGGCAGCGGCAAAATCCTTGGCGGCCTTTTCCGCTTCGCCGGTGTCGATCGACGCGCCGACCGAACCCGAGGCACCGAAGGCAAGGCGCGCAAACTTCAGCCGGACAGAGGCGTTGAGCGCGCTCGTGCGGATGAGGTCCATCGCATCGGCATCGGCGCCGCCCTCGTCGAGCAGTTCCAGGCCGTTGTTGATGGCGCCGACCGGGGAAATGATGTCGTGGCAAACCCGGCTGCACAGAAGCGCGGCCAGATCGGGTCCCGTCAATGTCAGGTTCGGATTCGTTGCCATCTTAGTTCCTTGTTTGGTGCCATCGGCCGTCGCCTGGAGCACGCGCCGTGGTCACGCCGGTAAACCCTCACGCGTGAAGACGCAAGTCATGAGCTGCCCGGCGCAGCCGTTCATCAGTGGAACATAATGACACCACATTTGGTAAACCGATTGTTAAGACCATCAGTTCAAATTGCATGGCATTGGTCCAGACCCCAACTGGCCGAGCAGTGATCTGACTGTCGGCCACTGCAAACCCGCAAGCGAGCAATTTTCGCGCCTGACGGAGGATATGATGCATCAGATCATGAAGGCAGCCACATCGGCTGGCCGTGTTGTCCTGGCCACGATGTTTCTGGTCGCCGGCGCCCTGTCCGCTGCGCACGCCCAGTCGGCGAACAACAACAGCCAATACACAATGCAGGAAATCGTCGATGCCGGTCACGGCTTCTTCGGCGAAACCTCGGGCGGCCTTGCCAAGGTCGTCGAACGTGCCTTTGAACGCTACGGCCTGCCGAACGGCTACATTCTCGGGCAGGAAGGCTCAGGCGCGTTCATCGCCGGCCTCACCTATGGCGAAGGCGAGCTCAACACCAAGAATGCCGGACAGCACAGCGTCTTCTGGCAGGGTCCGTCGCTCGGCATCGACTGGGGTGGCCAGGGCAGCCGCGCCATGATGCTCGTCTACAATCTGCCGAGCGTGCCGGCGCTCTACAAGCGCTTCGGCGGCGTCTCCGGCTCGGCCTATGTGGTTGCCGGCGTCGGCATGACGGTGCTGACCGACGAGAACATCGTCGTGGTGCCGATCCGCACCGGCATCGGCGCGCGCCTCGGCGTCAATGTCGGCTACCTCAAGATGACCCAGACCCCCACCTGGAATCCCTTCTAAGACCGTTGCCGGACCTGCCTGTCGCAAAATCCGGCACCATAGACTTGCAGCGCACGAAACGTCATGTTTAGTGCAAGGAAGCGGAAGATGGAGCGCCTGCCGTGCCCTTTGTGGCCGGGCAGGCGGTTCGGTTTCCGGTCCAGTTTCGAAACGGCCAGCTCGTGATCCAATTCTCGCTTCTCTTTGCCCTGGGCTTTCTGACGGCGATCATCATCGGTCTCCTGGTCGCACCGGCGATCCATCGCCGGATCGTGCGTTTCGCCGAGGACCGGCTGAAAGCGACGATGCCGCTCAGCCCTCAGGAGGTGCGCGCGCAAAAGGATACTGCCCGCGCCGCCTTTGCCGCCGAGAATGCCCGCACGCTTCAGGCCCTGAAGCGCGAACGGGACAAGGGCGTCTCACTGATGCTCACAAATGAGAAGAGCCTGCAGGAAGCCCGTCGCCTCAGTGGCGAAAACGCCGATCTGCACGCCCAGCTGGCCGACATGAACGTTGAGGCGGCAGACATGCGCTCGGCCATCCGCCAGTTCGAACAGCGGCTGGAACGCATGAAGGCGACCCTCGACAGCGTCGAGCGGGACAACGCCGGCAAGGCTGACGAGATCAGAAAGCGCGACGCCCAGCTCGCCCAGGATGCGGCCCAGACCGACAACCTGCGGATCGATCTGGCTGCGCGCGAGACCGAGGTCGAGCATCTGAAGAGCCGGATTGCCACGCTGCGCGACGAGCGCGAAGCCCTGCGCAGCGACTTGAAGACCGAGACCACCCATGCAAAGGAAATGGAGCTCCGGCTGTCGCGCGACGGGACCCGCCTGCACCGGTTGGAAGACAAGCTTGCGCGCGAAATGGCGACCAGCGCCGATCGCGAGAGCGCGCTCGAAAGGCGCGCCGGGGAAATCGAGAGATTGAAAGCCAAGGTCAAGGACACCAACCAGGAAATGCGTGACGCCGCCAAGGCTCTCCGCGCCGCGGGCGTCGCCTTTCCCCTGCGCCGCGACCGCAAGCCGGCATCCGAACCGGCCGCCAACGGCGCCGCGGAACCGGCCCAATCCGTAGGAGGGGAGCCCGGCTCCATCGTCGCCGCCGACGACCTGCGCAATCGCGCCACCGCCCTTTCGGAGCGCCTGACCAACTCCAAGTCCGCAGCCCATGACGAGGCGCTTCGTGATGAAGTCGCGGCAATCGCCGCGGGCATGGTCGCACTGACGGCGACGAACGAAGGCGCCGCCTCCCCCATCCTCGGCCTGCTCTCGGGCGAGGAAGAAGGCACCGGTAACAGGAAAAGCCTGGCAAAGCGCGTCAAGGACATCCTGCCGCGCGAGTAGTGCGCGCAGCGGTCGGAATCACCTGCCCTTACACCAGTGCGAACCGTCAGATCCGGCCGTTGATCAATGCCACCTGGTGCAATGCGATGCCCGCCGCGGTCGACACATTGAGGCTGTCGAGCCCAGGACGCTGGCGGATGCGCGCCGTCTGGATCGCCGTCATCACCGATTGCGGCAGCCCCTCGCCCTCGGTCCCCATCAGAAGCGCCGTGCGCTGTGCCGCCGGGATCGCCCCGATGTCGATCGTTCCCGCCGGCGACAGGCCCCAGATTGCAAAGCCCGCATCCTGCAGCTGCTGCAGCATGACGGCAACGGACCCTTCGCGGGCAAAAGGCACCGTCAGCACGGAACCGACGGAAACGCGGATCGCCTTGCGGTACATCGGATCGCAGCTCGTCTCGTCCATCAGCACCGCATCGACCCCGAAAGCCGCGGCGTTTCGGAAAAGCGCACCCATATTGTCGTGGTTGGAGATGCCGCAGGCCGCCAGCACCAGGCTCGACGCGGGTAGCGACGCGATCAGCGCGTCGCGATCCGGCTCGCCTTCGCGGCGCCCGAGTGCCAGCACGCCGCGATGCATGTTGAAGCCGGCGATCGCGTCGAACACCTGCGCATTCGCCACATAGACCGGCACGTCAGGCGGGAAACGCCGAAGAATGTCGCCAACGCCCTCCAGACGGTTTTCCAGAAGCAGGAGGGCCTCGGCCGCAAAGCCACGGCCGGTCTCGTGCGCGGCAGCCAGCATGCGCAGCACCACGGTGCCTTCGGCGATGAAGCGACCCTGCCGCCCCGTCAGATCGCGCTCCTTGATCGAGACGAAACCGGCGATCCGGGGATCGGCGGGATCGTCGATGCGCAAGACGGGCGGGAGGGCGCCTGGCATGCCGTCAGTTCGTCCGAACGGTAATATCCGCAACGATGCGGCCGGTGCCGATGTCGAAGACGATGGCGCGCGGCTCGGCGCCGGGCAGGTTGCCGTAGAACAGCACCTGCGAGCCCGAAAGCGCGACATTCGTCACGGTGAAGCCTGCGGGCAGCGCGGCAACGGCGTTGAGCGGTGCCTCGCTCGGGACGACGGCAGCGGACGTCTGGGCCGGCGCTTTCTCATCCGTGCGTGTCAGCTTGTAGACAATCGTTCCAAGGACAGCCATAAGCATGACCAACATGACGCCGGCCGAGACGAGCTGCAGCTTCACCATCTTGCGGCGGACATTTTCCATCGCCGGATCTAGCGGCTTGTCTTCCTGGTCGTCGGGCTCGATTGCGGTCATGGCTGGCCTTTTTTCGGATATTTAGCGGAATGAACGACCCCTTTAAACAAGCAACGGCCAATAGGAAAGTCCTGACGGCGGGCGAGGATGCCGCAGGGCGGCTCGATTCCTTCCTGACGGACGCACTTTCGGGTGAATTCTCCCGCAACCGCATCAAGGCCCTGATCGAACAGGGTGCGGTGTCAGTCAACGGCAAGCCGGTGAACGAACCGAAAAAGAAGGTACAACCGGGCGACGTTTTCGAGATCGACCTGCCCGAGCCGGAAGATCCCGAGCCGAAGGGCGAGAACATTCCCCTCGACGTGCTCTATGAGGACAGCGACCTGATCGTGCTGTGCAAGCCGGCCGGCCTTGTCGTGCATCCGGGCGCCGGCAACTGGACCGGCACGCTGGTCAACGCCCTGATCCACCATTGCGGCAGCAGCCTGTCGGGCATCGGCGGCGTCAAGCGCCCCGGCATCGTCCATCGCCTCGACAAGGAGACGAGCGGCGTCATGGTCGTCGCCAAGAACGATGCGGCCCATCGCCATCTCTCGGACCAGTTTGCCGACCACGGCCGCACCGGCCCGCTCGAGCGCGCCTACCGGGCGGTCGTCTGGGGGCGGCCACGGCAACTGAAGGGTACGATCGACGCGCCGCTCGGCCGCGCCGGTGACCGGACGAAGCGCGCGGTCAAGCGCGAGGACAGCGACGACGCCCGCGAGGCGATTACCCATTACGAGGTGGTCGAGCGCTATCTCGAAAAGCCCGACGGCACCTCGCTCGCCTCGACCATCGAATGCCACCTGGAAACGGGCCGGACCCACCAGATCCGCGTGCACATGGCTCATATCGGCCACCCGCTGATCGGCGACCCCGAATACGGCGCCGCCTTCAGAACCAAGGCGAACCTTCTGCCGGAGGCCGCCAAGACCGTCGTCAACCAGTTTCACCGCCAGGCGCTGCATGCCTTCATGCTGCAGTTCGAACACCCCTCGACCGGCGAGACCATGCATTTCGAAGCACCGATGCCGGCCGACATGGCAGCGCTGATCGACGCGCTGCGCAGCGGGGAGTGACCGCCCCTTGAAATCCGGCGAAAGAATTCCGATTTAAGGCGAGCCTCTATTCGTGACATTTCCGTCGCTCCGGCGTCACATGCTTGTGAACCGGACTCCTTGAATCATGCTTTCGCCGTACTTATTTTCTACGTTCGTGGGGTCTTGACGAAGACCCACATGCCCGGCTTGCCGACCGGAGGCCGGAGACTAAAAAGGGGGGTGCTTCATATGGCCCGAAACAATTTGCCGTCCATTGCCGCTGGAGAAGGCGGCCTCAATCGTTACCTCGACGAAATTCGCAAGTTCCCGATGCTGGAGCCGCAGGAAGAGTACATGCTCGCCAAGCGGTACCAGGAACATGACGACCGCAAAGCGGCCCACAAGCTCGTCACCAGCCACCTTCGCCTCGTCGCCAAGATCGCAATGGGTTATCGCGGCTACGGCCTGCCGATCGGCGAAGTCGTGTCGGAGGGCAACGTCGGCCTGATGCAGGCCGTGAAGAAGTTCGAACCCGATCGCGGCTTCCGTCTCGCCACCTACGCAATGTGGTGGATCAAGGCGGCGATCCAGGAGTACATCCTGCGCTCGTGGTCGCTGGTCAAGATGGGCACGACCGCCAACCAGAAGCGGCTGTTCTTCAACCTGCGCCGCCTCAAGGGCAAGATCCAGGCACTCGATGAGGGTGACCTGAAGCCGGAGCAGGTCAAGGAAATCGCCACCACGCTCAAGGTGAGCGAGGACGAAGTCGTGTCGATGAACCGCCGCCTGTCCGGCGACGCCTCGCTCAATGCGCCGATCAAGGCGAGCGAAGGCGATTCCGGCCAATGGCAGGACTGGCTCGTCGACGATCACGACAACCAGGAAGAAATCCTGATCGAGCAGGACGAGCTCGAAAGCCGCAGGGCGCTGCTAGCGAACGCGATGAAGGTGCTCAACGACCGTGAGCGTCGCATCTTCGAAGCACGCCGTCTGACCGAAGATCCGCTGACACTTGAGGATCTTTCGGCCGAGTTCGACATCAGCCGCGAGCGCGTCCGACAGATCGAGGTTCGCGCCTTCGAAAAGGTTCAGGATGCCGTGCGCAAGGCAGCGCTGGAGCGCGCCAATTCCCTGCGCGTCGTCGAAGGCGCCTGAGGCGACTGCAGCACTTCAACAAAGGTTCTGCTTCAAGAGCGCGAAAACCAACAAAAAACCCGGCGGTTGCTTCCGCCGGGTTTTCTGTATCTACCGCTCTTATCGAGCTTACTGGCTGTTGCTTTCGGCAGCCGTTCCCGTCGTCGACCAGGCGCGCATCGCCTGGTTGAAGGCATCCGTACCGCTCTGCCCCTTTTCAAGCGTCAGCAGCGCGCGGCGGCCGTTGCGATAGGTGAGCGGAATATCGATCCAGCTGCGGCTACGCAGCAGTTCGGTGTTGTTGCCGATGGCGTCCGTCGCATCGTTCAGCGCGATCATGTGGAAATCGTCGGTGATCTTGGCCGGAACCGCGATCAAGGCGTCTCCCCGGTCCTGCTCGGTCCGCTTCATCGATACGCGCTGTACGCTGTCGATAGCGCCGCCTTCGAAGTTCGACGGCAGCGAGAACACGAATTCGATGACGTGACTTGCCGGCAGCGACGGATCCGCATTCCGCTTGATCGTCATCAGCGCGGTGAGGCCACGGTCGGGAACGGTGATCTGGGCCTGGATTGCCGGTTCGGGCTTGGCGTCGCCGCCAGGCGACTCCTCCTTCACCGTCCATGCCACGGTTCCCGGAACGGCCGTGGGCGAAGACTGGCCAAGACGCTCCTCGTAGAGGAACATCTTCTCGCCGGTCGCAAGCGCGACTTCAGGCTGGTTCGGCTGGCCCGCCGGCTGGCCTGTCGCAGGCGCTCCGGCCTGGCCGGCCGTGCCGCCCTGCCCGGCGGCCGCTTCGACAGGCTTGCCTGCCTCCGTCTGCGGCGCCACGGACTTGCCTTCCTGCGCCGCGCTCTCGCCGGTTGGGTTGGCCGGGCCGTCGTCGGTCTCCGATCCGTCCGCCATCAGGCGCTGCGTGAACTTGGTCGAGCTGTTGTCCGGAGCGACGGTATCGTCGTGCGCAGCCGGTTCCTGCGTGGCGGTTTCGCCAGCGGGCTGCGGCGGCGTGCTTTGTTCTGCCGGCGCTCCGCCGATGTTTGACACCACCGAGGTTATCGACGCCACCATGCCGGAGATCCAGGCATTGCCGGCCTCGCGGTTCTGCCAGTAGGCAAACCCGCCGCCGCCAAGCGCCAGCAGGGCGACGCCCGCAATCGCGAGACGCTTAATGCTGAAGCGCGACGGCTTCGGCGTGGCCCGGTAAGATGTCGGCCTCGGCGCCACCGGGCTTGCTTCGCCAGCCCGTTCCGGCTCGCGTGCTGCGGCCGCAGCTCCGGCTCCCGCCGCAGCAGTATTGGCCGCGTCCTCGAAACCGAGCAGGTCGTCGATATGATCCCAGGCGGTACCAGCGCGTTCCTGCTGGTTCTGTGCCGCCGGTGCGGCAGTAGCCTGAACTGGCTTTTCGACCGGCCATGACCAGTCGCTGATCTCCGGTTCGGAAGTCTTCTCGGCCCGCCGCTCTTCGATCGCCGCGAAGGGGTCATTGTCGTCGAACGACCAGCCGCGCACCGGGTCCGCCTTGGGCGTCGCCTCAGGCGCATGTTGGTCCGGCTCGGTAACCGGGTGCATCCCCAGGAGCTCGGGCGCGTTATCCGGTTCGTGGGCCTCGGCGGCACGCTCGTCGCTGAAGTGTTCGGCAACCGGGGCGACGGTC from Ensifer adhaerens includes the following:
- a CDS encoding DUF1134 domain-containing protein → MHQIMKAATSAGRVVLATMFLVAGALSAAHAQSANNNSQYTMQEIVDAGHGFFGETSGGLAKVVERAFERYGLPNGYILGQEGSGAFIAGLTYGEGELNTKNAGQHSVFWQGPSLGIDWGGQGSRAMMLVYNLPSVPALYKRFGGVSGSAYVVAGVGMTVLTDENIVVVPIRTGIGARLGVNVGYLKMTQTPTWNPF
- a CDS encoding TrmH family RNA methyltransferase, giving the protein MPGALPPVLRIDDPADPRIAGFVSIKERDLTGRQGRFIAEGTVVLRMLAAAHETGRGFAAEALLLLENRLEGVGDILRRFPPDVPVYVANAQVFDAIAGFNMHRGVLALGRREGEPDRDALIASLPASSLVLAACGISNHDNMGALFRNAAAFGVDAVLMDETSCDPMYRKAIRVSVGSVLTVPFAREGSVAVMLQQLQDAGFAIWGLSPAGTIDIGAIPAAQRTALLMGTEGEGLPQSVMTAIQTARIRQRPGLDSLNVSTAAGIALHQVALINGRI
- a CDS encoding response regulator — encoded protein: MRRLMIADGSDVVRKVGKRILSGMGFMVYEASNSLEALVRCEAELPNILIIDAGLEGALELIGNIRRLPNGPSVRIYYCVVEADLKKMMAGKRAGADDFLLKPFDRKILTSVFASQSMAA
- a CDS encoding RluA family pseudouridine synthase gives rise to the protein MNDPFKQATANRKVLTAGEDAAGRLDSFLTDALSGEFSRNRIKALIEQGAVSVNGKPVNEPKKKVQPGDVFEIDLPEPEDPEPKGENIPLDVLYEDSDLIVLCKPAGLVVHPGAGNWTGTLVNALIHHCGSSLSGIGGVKRPGIVHRLDKETSGVMVVAKNDAAHRHLSDQFADHGRTGPLERAYRAVVWGRPRQLKGTIDAPLGRAGDRTKRAVKREDSDDAREAITHYEVVERYLEKPDGTSLASTIECHLETGRTHQIRVHMAHIGHPLIGDPEYGAAFRTKANLLPEAAKTVVNQFHRQALHAFMLQFEHPSTGETMHFEAPMPADMAALIDALRSGE
- the rpoH gene encoding RNA polymerase sigma factor RpoH; amino-acid sequence: MARNNLPSIAAGEGGLNRYLDEIRKFPMLEPQEEYMLAKRYQEHDDRKAAHKLVTSHLRLVAKIAMGYRGYGLPIGEVVSEGNVGLMQAVKKFEPDRGFRLATYAMWWIKAAIQEYILRSWSLVKMGTTANQKRLFFNLRRLKGKIQALDEGDLKPEQVKEIATTLKVSEDEVVSMNRRLSGDASLNAPIKASEGDSGQWQDWLVDDHDNQEEILIEQDELESRRALLANAMKVLNDRERRIFEARRLTEDPLTLEDLSAEFDISRERVRQIEVRAFEKVQDAVRKAALERANSLRVVEGA
- the chpT gene encoding histidine phosphotransferase ChpT, with amino-acid sequence MATNPNLTLTGPDLAALLCSRVCHDIISPVGAINNGLELLDEGGADADAMDLIRTSALNASVRLKFARLAFGASGSVGASIDTGEAEKAAKDFAAAEKKTEVNWHGPRAIIAKNRVKLLLNLFLIAYGAIPRGGSIDVTLENPEFDAAFTLVAKGRMMRVPPRLVELLSGTPEEAVDAHSIQPYYTVLLGEEARMEIAVTSTGEEIIFTAKMQPEV